In one window of Pseudobdellovibrionaceae bacterium DNA:
- a CDS encoding thymidine kinase — MRPGWIEVIVGCMFSGKTEELLTEIRRCRIAKQNFQLFKPKTDNRYSDTDVASHNKNSWPSQVVHSSGEILDSLLPNTHVVAIDETQFFDFGIIEVCTTIANSGKRVILAGLDTDWRGRPFGPMPQLLAIAEVVKKQYAICMVCGDPATRTQRIVAAEDDILLGSTEAYEACCRTHFDSGSISAQHLPPTISP, encoded by the coding sequence ATGCGACCAGGCTGGATAGAAGTCATCGTTGGATGTATGTTCAGCGGGAAAACCGAAGAACTCCTCACTGAGATTCGACGTTGCCGAATTGCTAAACAAAACTTCCAATTGTTTAAACCTAAAACTGACAATCGATACTCAGATACAGATGTGGCGTCACACAACAAAAATAGCTGGCCATCACAGGTCGTCCATAGCTCTGGTGAAATTTTGGACAGTCTACTGCCAAATACCCATGTTGTGGCTATCGATGAAACCCAGTTTTTTGACTTTGGAATCATCGAGGTCTGCACGACCATCGCCAATAGCGGTAAGCGGGTGATTTTGGCCGGACTTGACACCGACTGGAGGGGCCGCCCCTTCGGTCCGATGCCACAACTCTTAGCCATTGCCGAGGTGGTCAAAAAACAATATGCCATTTGTATGGTGTGTGGCGACCCCGCCACGCGCACACAAAGGATAGTGGCAGCAGAGGATGACATACTTTTAGGCTCTACTGAAGCCTATGAGGCGTGCTGCCGCACTCATTTTGATTCTGGATCGATCAGTGCTCAGCACTTGCCACCCACGATTTCGCCCTAA
- the hpt gene encoding hypoxanthine phosphoribosyltransferase has product MDHLKLKTLISEEQISERVRELGRQITKRFKNEPLVAVCVLNGAILFFSDLVREIDADVTCEFIGLSSYGAGTYSTGDVRITADFSHSVRNKHILIVEDIIDSGLTMSYLQQNLKSRGAKSITTATLLHKPKAQKTECEVDFVGFEIPNDFVVGYGLDYQGYYRNLPYIAQVQNIN; this is encoded by the coding sequence ATGGATCACTTAAAATTAAAAACTCTCATTTCTGAAGAACAAATTTCTGAACGCGTTCGAGAACTGGGGCGACAAATCACAAAGCGGTTTAAAAATGAGCCACTGGTTGCCGTTTGTGTATTAAATGGCGCGATTTTATTTTTTTCTGATTTGGTTCGCGAAATTGATGCCGACGTCACATGTGAGTTTATTGGGCTATCCAGCTATGGCGCGGGCACTTACTCTACGGGAGACGTCAGAATTACTGCTGACTTCTCACATTCGGTTAGAAATAAACATATCTTGATTGTCGAGGATATTATCGACTCTGGCCTCACCATGAGTTACCTGCAGCAAAATCTTAAATCGCGAGGTGCCAAAAGCATCACAACGGCCACGCTTCTGCATAAACCAAAGGCTCAAAAAACCGAATGCGAAGTAGACTTTGTTGGTTTTGAAATTCCCAATGACTTTGTCGTGGGCTATGGCCTGGACTACCAGGGATATTATCGAAATTTACCCTATATCGCTCAAGTTCAAAATATCAACTAG